GTAGGCATCATTGACAGCTTCAACTTCTGCAGATGATGCTCCGTAAATGTCAGTTGCGGCTTTCACTGCGGCTTGACGCATCATGCTGAAATCCGATGTTGCCGTCAAATATTTTGTAAGCGCACGATAATAGATTTGCTCTGTTGCTTTGCGTCCTACACCTTCAACCTTCACATCATAATGTGTTCCGCCTTCTGAAATCAGGTATGCTGCTTTATTATTAATACTGGAGTTAATATGAACGCCGCCATTGTCTTCTTCACCTGTATACCGCTTGCTGTAATGGTCAGGATATGGTCCTGTCAAGGCGTTTGTGTAGGATGCCGGATCTTTCAATGTACGGAGCGCATCCCCTTCCACTCCAGGTGTATATACATCTTCCCCAAGCTTCCAATCTTCACGGTCAACCATCGCACCGAAAATGTCGGAAATGGATTCATTCAATGCACCGGATTCATTTTCATAAACCAGACCAGCTGTAACATCTGTAATGGCATGGGTTAGCTCATGACCAATAACATCTTTCGCGCCGGATAATGACATGAATACTTCACCATCACCGTCTCCATACATCATTTGTTTTCCATTCCAAGCCGCATTGTTCCAGCCGGTGCCAATATGAACGGAAGATATTAGTTTAGCCCCTTGGTCATCATACGAATCGCGGCCAAATGTGTCCTGATAATAATCATATACTTCTGCTGCATTTACCTGTGCTGAAACCGCAGCAGGGTCCGAGAAGAATTTATGATCACTTGTTATCTCTTCACCAGTGTAGCCTAATAGCTGGGAAAGCAGGTTAAAAATGAATGGTCCTGTGTGTTGGGCATGGAATGTATGGATACCGTCACCACGTGATCCATCAAATAAGAAATAGTTTCCATCTTCTCCTTTTTCGATGCCAAACATTTCTTTATTACCAAGGACACCTTCTCCAAATCCAGTAACCGAATCGATTTCATTGATCATATTAATCACTTTTCCATTCGTTGCATCAACGAAATAGTGCCAATAGCCTGGTGCAGGTTCTGAAGTTGATGCCTTCACAAGGTATGCAAGATGGAATTCCCCATTATGTTCATAAACATATAACTTGTTGCTAATATCGCCGTCATAGTTTTCAACATGGCCAATTTCTTTGTCAATCGCCTGCTTCGCTATGTCGACAGCTTCATCGCCAGAGATGGAAGCTTCAGTTGGGATTTCTTTATCCTCTAGGTTAGGAACAACTTGCCCAAAGAATGCTGTCACATGATTTTTCTCATTCAGACTAATGGTTTGATCAGATCCGTATACAGGGATCCCGTCATATTGTTCAACAAGCCTGAAGTGATAGCTTCCCGTTTCCTTATCAGCCTTGTGTCCAACCACTTTAAAATGATTTTTCGAATCGCCTTGCAGCTTAAACAATTCCTTTTTTGCATTAAGGAAAGCGAATGCTATTTCTTTTTTGGTTAATGGTTCAGTTTTCGTTAATGATTTTGGTTGTGGCGCTTCCCAGTTTCCAATGATGTAGGATGGGGTATTGTATTTCTCATTAAAATCCATCGTTTTCTCATCAGCAAAAGCAGTTCCTGCTGAAGCAAATCCTCCTAAAGCGAGGGATAGAGCCAATGTAGAAGAAACAATTTTTCCTTTCAAGATAAAACACTCCTTTAGTTAGTTGAATTTTTTTCATTCTGTTCGATAAGCTTAAATATCTTTACCTTCACCTTGTGTTGCGTTGAAATTCCATTCAACTTCTAATTGGTCCCCTTGGAAAACGTTTTGGTCTTTGCCGTTATCGACAAATTCAAATTCTACCCATAATTCATTTGCTGAACCAGCTGTAAGCCCGCCTTTTTGTTCCCACAATGGATCCCATACTTCTTTTTGAACAACATCCGGATCCATATTTTTCAACTCATGCAGTGTTGTTTGAAAAACGGGTTCACTTTCCTTATCCCAGTTAAATAAGAAATTTACCCTGATATGCTTGCCAAAGTCTTCGGCTGCATTGTCACCTTTTGCATCCACCACTTTGTAGTCTGTTAATAGATTCACAGTGTCAATTTTCAAACTGCCACTATTTGTTAGCTTGAACTCCCGGACCATCGTATCACCCGGCTTCATATTACTTACATCAATAATTTTAGCGGGGTCAATCGATAAATCCAGTGTTCCAGCAGCGAACGTATTGTTCGTGGTCTCCGTATCGCTAAAATAAGCGAACGTTCCCCCTCCAATCAGTGATAAACCGAGTGATGCTGTCATAACCCCCATGCCTAGCTTTTTCTTCATGCTCATTCCAATTTCCTCCCTTTGAATTTGTTTTATCGCAGTTTGACGGTCAATAATCCCCTACATCAAAAAGTAAGGTGGACTAAAAAGAATGTTAAGTAGGGGAAAACTGACCGTACAAGCCCGATTGGTTCAACTAACATTCAGTGGGAAAATTGAAAACCCCCACCGAATGAAGTTTCACTTTATATTAAACTTTTATGTATTGATGAAACACATAAAAAGAATAACCAGTTTTTAAATAGAGTGACCCTCTTTCTTTCCTTCAATCTCCCGTATTGCCTTAAAAATAGATATTGCGGAATATAGCACCAGAACGATACCGGGAACAATCAGTAGTAAAGCAGCCCCGGCCTTTGAGTTCGCATAGTTTAACAAGTAACCTACATACGGGATGGTAAAGTCCACATAGTTTCCAATCACATTCTTTGCAAGTACGCTGTCTACATCAGCAGCACCATTATGATCGCCTTTCGTAGTATAAATTGTTTCGCCATTCACTGTTTTCTTATCTACAATTCTATGAGTAATGATCATCTCGTCTTTGGCATGAAAGGTAATTACATCCCCCTGCTTAAACGTTGATCCATCATCGGTTGGTTTTATTGCGATAATGGAACCAGTCTGAAATTCAGGCTCCATCGAACCGGAAAGCACAGTTTTTATCTGGTACCCAAAAATTGTTGGTTCACCCGCACTCGCCTTTGCGGAAATAACGATAATTGCGAGACAGACCATTACAACAATCATGAAATACGTAACCACTCTACTTAGTATTCGCAGTGACTTCTTCACCCTTTTCATTGGACTCCCCTTCCTTTTGCTCCGTTGGTATTTCTCTCTTGGCTGGTTCTGCTTCGGTAGTCGGTTGTTCTTCTATTTCTGGCTCTGGTGGCTCCTCTTGTGACGTTTCTTCTGGCGGTTCTTCTAGCGGTTTTTCTGTTGGTTTTTCCGTCGCCTTTTCTGTTTTTTCTCTAGATGTTTCTTTAATAGAATCATTGCCCTTTACTGCTGTCTTTTCTTTACTAGGCGTTTTTTCCGTTGTTGCCGATTGCGGTGGTGTTTTGGAATAACTGTCAGAATTCTGCTTCGGTTTCTTCATAGCCTTTTTTAGCTTGCTAATTAAGTGATCCAATCGTTGGATATCAACCGTTTCACTGGTAGTCTGGTAGATTCCAGTAATATTCACTAATCCATCCTGTAAAAATTGGAATTGTTTAGCAGCAGCCTGTTGATCATACGCTTTTATTTGGTTGTAGTTTTTTTTTATAACTTGTTGTCTACCCATAATGGTTTCCCGCTTTGCCTTCAGCTTCGACAGATTAGCTTTAACCTCTTGTAATGATAGGTTTTCAGTTTGGACCTGTAACGCGGATGTATAGATATGATTCACTTGCTCCGCTATTTCCTTTGTCTCTTTCACAAGCCCTTCGATTGTTCTTGGAAAAACGATGGCAGCTGTGATCGAGGTTGTTGTTGTCTCTCGATCTACAAATACCGCTTCCGTTTCATCCACAGCATAGGAAGCAATATAAAATGTGATACAACATAAACAAAGCAGCACGATATACGGTTGTTTCTTTAAATTCATTGATTCACCTGCATTTCTTTTGCTCTAGGAAAAATCATAAACCACCTAACTCACTATTGTAAATAGGGGGAATTTTCATAAAAATTATGTCGAATAACCTGGAAAACGGTAGCTATTGTGATGAAAACATTATAAAAATGTAGTAAATCAGCAATAATTCAATTTCCACCCCCCAAAAGAACGAATTCAATCCCCCAACAAGTACTAAACTACCATGCAGTAACTAGTTATGATAACCTAATTTGACCGTTAAAAAGGGTGCAAATCCTTATTCAGGAAATGCACCCTTTTTGAAAAGCATATTTTTTTATAAAGATTTCTATCCTTCCTCTGCCATTGCATCAGCCTTTGTTTGGTGAACAGTGCCAAATGGATGCTCGGGAGGGGCGTAAATCGTATAAAGCTTAAGCGGTTCATTCCCCGTATTGGTTAAATTATGCCATTTGCCAGCTGGCACCATGATTGCGTAATCAGCTGAAACATGTTTTTCAAAGTTTAGATTATCCTTCGTATCACCCATCTGTACAATTCCATGCCCCTCTTCAATCCGTAAAAATTGATCTACATTTGGATGGGCCTCTAAACCAATATCTTCCCCAACATTAAGACTCATCAGAACTACCTGCAAATGATCTCCTGTCCATAAAGCGGTACGATACGTATTGTTTTG
This Virgibacillus phasianinus DNA region includes the following protein-coding sequences:
- a CDS encoding DUF4047 domain-containing protein, translating into MNLKKQPYIVLLCLCCITFYIASYAVDETEAVFVDRETTTTSITAAIVFPRTIEGLVKETKEIAEQVNHIYTSALQVQTENLSLQEVKANLSKLKAKRETIMGRQQVIKKNYNQIKAYDQQAAAKQFQFLQDGLVNITGIYQTTSETVDIQRLDHLISKLKKAMKKPKQNSDSYSKTPPQSATTEKTPSKEKTAVKGNDSIKETSREKTEKATEKPTEKPLEEPPEETSQEEPPEPEIEEQPTTEAEPAKREIPTEQKEGESNEKGEEVTANTK
- the sipW gene encoding signal peptidase I SipW — protein: MKKSLRILSRVVTYFMIVVMVCLAIIVISAKASAGEPTIFGYQIKTVLSGSMEPEFQTGSIIAIKPTDDGSTFKQGDVITFHAKDEMIITHRIVDKKTVNGETIYTTKGDHNGAADVDSVLAKNVIGNYVDFTIPYVGYLLNYANSKAGAALLLIVPGIVLVLYSAISIFKAIREIEGKKEGHSI
- a CDS encoding cupin domain-containing protein is translated as MYYVSCRCPCQYYANVPVYTYERYAVSQPFVNEYEYAQQYGYHFNEERNIALKDYGKEPFAVNIEGAAEQNNTYRTALWTGDHLQVVLMSLNVGEDIGLEAHPNVDQFLRIEEGHGIVQMGDTKDNLNFEKHVSADYAIMVPAGKWHNLTNTGNEPLKLYTIYAPPEHPFGTVHQTKADAMAEEG
- a CDS encoding CalY family protein, which codes for MSMKKKLGMGVMTASLGLSLIGGGTFAYFSDTETTNNTFAAGTLDLSIDPAKIIDVSNMKPGDTMVREFKLTNSGSLKIDTVNLLTDYKVVDAKGDNAAEDFGKHIRVNFLFNWDKESEPVFQTTLHELKNMDPDVVQKEVWDPLWEQKGGLTAGSANELWVEFEFVDNGKDQNVFQGDQLEVEWNFNATQGEGKDI
- a CDS encoding M4 family metallopeptidase encodes the protein MKGKIVSSTLALSLALGGFASAGTAFADEKTMDFNEKYNTPSYIIGNWEAPQPKSLTKTEPLTKKEIAFAFLNAKKELFKLQGDSKNHFKVVGHKADKETGSYHFRLVEQYDGIPVYGSDQTISLNEKNHVTAFFGQVVPNLEDKEIPTEASISGDEAVDIAKQAIDKEIGHVENYDGDISNKLYVYEHNGEFHLAYLVKASTSEPAPGYWHYFVDATNGKVINMINEIDSVTGFGEGVLGNKEMFGIEKGEDGNYFLFDGSRGDGIHTFHAQHTGPFIFNLLSQLLGYTGEEITSDHKFFSDPAAVSAQVNAAEVYDYYQDTFGRDSYDDQGAKLISSVHIGTGWNNAAWNGKQMMYGDGDGEVFMSLSGAKDVIGHELTHAITDVTAGLVYENESGALNESISDIFGAMVDREDWKLGEDVYTPGVEGDALRTLKDPASYTNALTGPYPDHYSKRYTGEEDNGGVHINSSINNKAAYLISEGGTHYDVKVEGVGRKATEQIYYRALTKYLTATSDFSMMRQAAVKAATDIYGASSAEVEAVNDAYNAVGVE